The following proteins are co-located in the Halocatena salina genome:
- a CDS encoding YqcI/YcgG family protein has product MGTLDTDELWTKSELEDAIERDALADWKALRYTTFHETMTDGDTPYPCYFAVEAERTGCFRYLFPGSPDDPTARSQLTDALVTYLDGYRTIGDITSLVILFEPPISEQSTETYKRQFWELLEALWDRDPEPWPELVPTDPNHPKWRYCFAGEPMFLVARAPFYEARRSRYTPHGLEITIQPAGVFEGLSGMSDEGQRARSTIRDRLANYDEMPRHPDLGDYSDPRRHEWKQYLLPETNEESIARCPLPERS; this is encoded by the coding sequence ATGGGAACGCTCGATACAGACGAGCTCTGGACGAAAAGCGAACTCGAAGACGCTATCGAGCGTGATGCATTGGCTGACTGGAAGGCACTGCGGTATACGACCTTCCACGAAACGATGACCGATGGGGATACTCCCTATCCATGTTATTTCGCGGTCGAAGCCGAACGGACCGGATGCTTTCGATATCTCTTTCCCGGCAGCCCAGATGACCCTACTGCCCGCTCACAACTCACAGATGCGCTCGTGACCTACCTTGATGGTTATAGAACAATTGGCGATATTACCTCACTGGTTATCCTGTTTGAACCGCCGATAAGCGAACAATCTACAGAGACGTACAAGCGCCAGTTTTGGGAGTTGCTTGAAGCCCTCTGGGATCGGGATCCTGAGCCGTGGCCCGAGTTGGTTCCCACGGATCCTAACCATCCGAAGTGGCGCTACTGTTTCGCCGGCGAACCCATGTTCTTGGTTGCTCGTGCACCATTCTACGAGGCACGACGCAGCCGATACACACCTCATGGGCTCGAAATCACGATCCAGCCTGCAGGCGTCTTTGAGGGACTCTCTGGAATGTCCGATGAGGGCCAGCGCGCACGAAGTACCATCCGCGACCGGCTTGCCAACTATGATGAGATGCCACGACATCCGGATTTGGGTGATTACTCTGACCCGCGACGGCATGAGTGGAAGCAATATCTGCTTCCAGAGACAAATGAGGAAAGCATTGCTCGCTGTCCACTCCCAGAACGGTCGTGA
- a CDS encoding helix-turn-helix domain-containing protein, with translation MLTGEVATILSAVGSGSEWFLRLLYPNREACSEIHTVCKTYNLGLIVDSIRTIDGEQSTHHGLTDAQHMALAQAYNMGYFKVPRDTSLAAVAESLDISHQALSERLRRAHQTLIGTMIRQQGSAQTTTKTAPTDGSSSQTPMAMSWNCRNLTGSSDALLSSFRKIVY, from the coding sequence ATGCTGACCGGTGAAGTGGCAACGATACTCTCGGCGGTCGGGAGTGGCAGTGAGTGGTTCTTGCGGCTACTCTATCCCAACCGGGAGGCCTGCTCAGAAATCCATACAGTCTGTAAGACCTACAACCTCGGTCTCATAGTCGACTCGATTCGGACTATTGACGGTGAGCAGTCTACACACCACGGCCTCACCGACGCCCAACACATGGCCCTTGCTCAGGCCTATAATATGGGATACTTCAAGGTGCCACGCGACACCAGCCTTGCTGCGGTGGCTGAGTCCTTGGACATCTCTCACCAAGCGCTCTCAGAACGCCTTCGCCGCGCCCACCAGACGCTGATTGGGACCATGATCAGACAACAGGGATCGGCACAAACCACAACCAAGACAGCCCCTACTGACGGCTCCTCCTCGCAGACCCCGATGGCTATGTCCTGGAACTGTCGCAACCTCACAGGCAGTAGCGACGCGCTCTTATCCTCCTTCAGAAAAATCGTCTATTGA
- a CDS encoding aldehyde dehydrogenase family protein, producing MSKDLSPETDWNALYIDGEWTSGQSDATLTDENPSTREVFTEVPAATEADVNTAYEAAAAAQSDWKDQPPARRQEVIHQFLHVLQESSEEIMTLLENEVGGSRIMGKTSIQIASDHASEAATLPRRMKGEHVDSNVPGKENLVQRGPKGVVTVISPWNFPLNLSMRAVAPAIAAGNAVVLKPSSNSPITGGLLFGKLFEQTDLPAGVINVVTGRGSEIGDRVAGHPESDVVAFTGSTEVGQHVSGIAGENLAIPAMELGGNNAHIVTADADLNRAIDGGTFGSFVHQGQVCISINRHIVHEDIYDEYVERLVDRAESLPVGSAHDKDTIVGPIIDESQRDEMLGYIEKTVDAGATLETGGEAVALEGIDNSLVVAPTVLSGVTNDMAAACNEHFGPIAPVIPFSDIDEAVEIANDTEYGLSGSVHAGDLDVGKEIAERMVTGNVHINDQPINDEAHVPFSGTGASGVGTYNSDAFLHEITETKWISIQHEAREYPF from the coding sequence GCTGCAACTGAGGCGGATGTCAACACCGCCTATGAGGCAGCAGCAGCCGCTCAAAGCGACTGGAAGGACCAGCCACCGGCGCGTCGACAAGAGGTGATTCACCAGTTCCTTCACGTTCTCCAAGAGAGCAGCGAGGAGATCATGACGTTGCTAGAGAATGAGGTGGGGGGCTCACGGATCATGGGTAAGACGTCGATACAGATTGCGTCTGACCACGCGAGCGAAGCTGCGACTCTCCCTCGACGTATGAAGGGAGAACACGTTGACTCGAATGTTCCAGGGAAGGAAAACCTGGTCCAACGGGGTCCCAAGGGAGTCGTCACGGTCATCTCGCCGTGGAATTTCCCGCTCAACCTCTCGATGCGTGCCGTTGCGCCCGCAATCGCTGCCGGTAACGCTGTCGTCCTCAAACCGTCGTCCAACTCACCGATTACAGGTGGGCTCCTTTTCGGCAAGCTGTTTGAGCAAACTGATCTCCCGGCCGGCGTCATAAATGTCGTGACTGGACGGGGGTCGGAGATCGGTGACCGTGTCGCTGGCCACCCCGAAAGCGACGTAGTGGCGTTCACCGGATCGACGGAGGTCGGCCAGCACGTCTCCGGGATTGCGGGGGAGAACTTGGCGATCCCAGCGATGGAACTTGGCGGAAACAATGCCCACATTGTGACGGCCGATGCCGATCTCAACCGCGCGATCGACGGCGGCACCTTCGGGTCGTTCGTCCACCAAGGGCAGGTGTGTATCTCGATTAACCGCCATATCGTTCATGAAGACATCTATGATGAGTACGTCGAGCGGCTCGTTGATCGAGCGGAGTCGCTGCCGGTCGGGAGTGCTCACGACAAGGACACGATCGTCGGACCGATCATCGACGAATCTCAGCGCGACGAGATGCTCGGCTACATTGAGAAAACGGTTGATGCGGGTGCCACGCTCGAAACGGGTGGCGAGGCCGTCGCGCTCGAAGGGATCGACAACTCCCTTGTTGTCGCACCCACTGTCCTTTCAGGTGTGACTAACGATATGGCCGCCGCCTGCAACGAACATTTCGGTCCGATCGCCCCTGTCATTCCATTCTCCGACATCGACGAGGCGGTCGAAATCGCCAACGATACTGAGTACGGCCTTTCGGGATCTGTCCATGCTGGGGACCTCGATGTCGGTAAGGAGATCGCCGAACGGATGGTGACCGGGAACGTCCACATCAACGATCAGCCGATCAACGACGAGGCGCACGTCCCGTTCAGTGGTACCGGTGCATCCGGCGTCGGTACGTACAACAGCGACGCCTTCCTTCACGAGATCACGGAGACCAAGTGGATCTCGATTCAACACGAGGCGCGCGAGTACCCATTCTGA
- a CDS encoding sulfotransferase: MNSEPTMSGPQNAARRNYEHITEGIISDGKRSTLSKYRADDFDSVLLIASAPRGGSSLLFDILRHHEGTCSPDGEHGQWYTLNGICYPAFESDVVPADFESFNREQLLTDILADVGATERSGDRTHRVDNALVRLPLQFPHRDIPYEQVREELLEGASLDEVLEGFGISTLQYDEYAREDADSPLETETIEDRPFVSSHDHKRSLTADDFERTLILKASVDAYRLSWIRNQLFPETDIKVVHLTRNPAASINGLYDGWRLNRGFQTYDVGDLDFEGYDGSLWSYDLPPDWVNEGKLIDICLAQWTQAHRHILTDRDAFDDVLRVRFEDVITETDATVEEIVEFADLGESALLSENVENPNKVMTTKEPEPARWRNRADLIKSVLERADGTYTDIVEQLEYTEESEWI, from the coding sequence ATGAATAGCGAACCCACGATGAGTGGCCCGCAAAATGCCGCTCGACGAAATTACGAACATATAACGGAAGGCATTATATCAGATGGCAAACGATCGACGCTGTCGAAATATCGGGCTGATGACTTCGACAGTGTGTTACTTATCGCATCGGCTCCAAGAGGGGGCAGTAGCCTCCTTTTCGATATCCTTCGACACCATGAAGGAACGTGTAGTCCCGATGGCGAACACGGCCAATGGTACACCTTGAACGGGATCTGTTACCCGGCGTTCGAGTCCGACGTCGTTCCTGCTGACTTCGAGTCGTTCAACCGGGAGCAGCTTCTGACAGATATCCTAGCTGATGTCGGCGCAACTGAGCGATCCGGCGACCGAACGCATCGTGTAGACAACGCGCTCGTCCGACTTCCATTGCAGTTCCCGCATCGAGATATTCCGTACGAGCAGGTGCGCGAGGAATTGCTCGAGGGCGCCTCCCTCGATGAAGTACTCGAGGGATTCGGGATTTCGACGCTACAGTACGATGAGTACGCAAGAGAGGACGCAGACAGTCCGCTCGAAACCGAAACGATCGAGGACCGACCGTTCGTCTCCTCGCACGATCACAAACGCAGTCTCACGGCTGACGACTTCGAACGGACGCTCATCCTGAAAGCGAGCGTTGATGCATACCGACTTTCATGGATCCGCAATCAGCTATTTCCCGAGACAGACATCAAAGTCGTTCATCTCACGCGGAACCCGGCGGCGTCGATTAACGGTCTCTATGATGGATGGCGTCTAAACAGGGGGTTCCAGACGTACGACGTGGGTGACCTCGATTTCGAAGGATACGACGGCTCGCTGTGGAGCTACGACCTTCCGCCGGACTGGGTTAACGAGGGAAAACTCATCGATATCTGCCTGGCACAGTGGACCCAAGCTCACCGCCACATCCTTACTGACCGCGACGCGTTCGATGATGTCCTTCGAGTTCGGTTTGAGGACGTCATCACCGAGACCGACGCTACCGTCGAGGAAATCGTCGAGTTCGCCGATCTCGGCGAGTCGGCGCTGCTTTCTGAGAACGTTGAGAACCCCAATAAAGTGATGACGACGAAGGAACCGGAACCCGCTCGCTGGCGAAACAGAGCGGATCTCATCAAGAGTGTACTCGAACGAGCCGATGGGACGTATACCGACATCGTCGAGCAACTGGAATACACGGAGGAGTCAGAATGGATCTGA